In Achromobacter xylosoxidans A8, a single window of DNA contains:
- the lolA gene encoding outer membrane lipoprotein chaperone LolA: MKMFRQLAAVAALSLAPALAFAASAQEQLRAFVATVTSATGSFSQYTVNNQGRTQPAQTGVFSFQRPGKFKWAVQKPYEQLVVSDGRQVFQFDPDLAQVTERKVDAAIGTSPAAILFGSGSLEQSFDVSALPSEDGIDWLRAKPRTADAGFSRVDIGMKDNLPVRVELLDSFGQTTRVDLSGIAANPQLPAKEFQFVAPKGVDVVKM, from the coding sequence ATGAAGATGTTTCGCCAACTGGCCGCCGTCGCGGCCCTGAGCCTGGCGCCCGCCCTGGCGTTCGCCGCCAGCGCGCAGGAGCAGTTGCGCGCCTTCGTGGCCACGGTGACCTCCGCCACCGGCTCCTTCTCGCAGTACACGGTGAACAACCAGGGCCGCACGCAGCCTGCCCAGACCGGCGTGTTTTCGTTCCAGCGTCCCGGCAAGTTCAAGTGGGCGGTGCAGAAGCCGTATGAACAGTTGGTGGTGTCGGACGGTCGTCAGGTGTTCCAGTTCGATCCGGACCTGGCCCAGGTGACCGAACGCAAGGTCGACGCCGCCATCGGCACCTCGCCCGCGGCCATCCTGTTCGGCTCGGGTTCGCTGGAGCAGTCGTTCGACGTTTCGGCCCTGCCGTCCGAGGACGGGATCGACTGGCTGCGCGCCAAGCCGCGCACCGCCGATGCGGGCTTTTCGCGCGTCGACATCGGCATGAAGGACAACCTGCCGGTGCGCGTGGAACTGCTGGATTCGTTCGGACAAACCACCCGCGTGGATCTGTCCGGTATCGCCGCCAATCCGCAGCTGCCGGCGAAGGAATTCCAGTTCGTCGCGCCGAAGGGCGTGGATGTGGTGAAGATGTGA
- a CDS encoding RidA family protein translates to MSTAPTADNNGITRYGVAGGTGQGGSHMPFARAVAADGWLHVSGQVPMDNGEVVEGGIVTQSHKAIQQVLAILKEAGYGPEHVVRCGVWLDDARDFASFNKVFKEYFGENPPARACVQSSLVVDAKVEVDCIAYKRP, encoded by the coding sequence ATGAGCACTGCTCCCACCGCCGACAACAACGGCATCACCCGCTACGGCGTCGCCGGCGGCACCGGCCAGGGCGGCTCGCACATGCCCTTCGCCCGCGCGGTCGCGGCCGACGGCTGGCTGCACGTGTCCGGCCAGGTGCCGATGGACAATGGCGAAGTCGTCGAAGGCGGCATCGTGACCCAATCGCACAAGGCCATTCAGCAGGTGCTGGCGATCCTGAAAGAAGCGGGCTACGGCCCCGAACACGTGGTGCGCTGCGGCGTATGGCTGGACGACGCGCGCGACTTCGCGTCGTTCAACAAGGTGTTCAAGGAGTACTTTGGAGAGAATCCGCCGGCGCGGGCCTGCGTGCAATCGTCGCTGGTGGTCGACGCCAAGGTAGAGGTCGACTGTATTGCGTATAAGCGTCCCTAA